In Castanea sativa cultivar Marrone di Chiusa Pesio chromosome 6, ASM4071231v1, a single window of DNA contains:
- the LOC142639285 gene encoding protein disulfide isomerase-like 2-3 produces MRKNSRAVVVSVFIFIAFNLCEALYGPSSPVLQLNPSNFKSKVLNSNGVVLVEFFAPWCGHCKALTPTWEKVATVLKGVATVAALDADAHQSLAQEYGIKGFPTIKVFAPGKPPVDYQGARDVKPIAEFALKQVKALLKERLDGKTTGGSNGKSEPSASVELNSSNFDELVLKSKELWIVEFFAPWCGHCKKLAPEWKKAAGNLKGKVKLGHVDCDAEKSLMSRFNVQGFPTILVFGADKDSPIPYEGARSASAIESFALEQLETNIAPPEVTELTGPDTMEEKCGSVAICFVSFLPDILDSKAEGRNKYIQQLLSVAEKFKRNSYSYVWAAAGKQPDLEKRVGVGGYGYPALVALNVKKGAFAPLKSAFELDHIIEFVREAGLGGKGNLPLDGTPEIVKTEPWDGKDGEIIEEDEFSLEELMGEDAASKDEL; encoded by the exons ATGAGAAAGAATAGCAGAGCCGTGGTCGTATCTGTGTTTATTTTCATCGCATTCAATCTCTGTGAAGCACTGTACGGACCCTCTTCTCCAGTTCTTCAGTTGAACCCCTCCAACTTCAAGTCCaag GTTCTGAACTCCAATGGAGTGGTACTGGTCGAGTTCTTTGCGCCATGGTGTGGTCACTGTAAGGCTCTAACACCTACATGGGAGAAGGTAGCTACTGTCTTGAAAGGTGTTGCCACTGTGGCAGCGCTCGATGCCGATGCACACCAGTCCTTAGCTCAG GAATATGGGATCAAAGGATTTCCTACCATAAAGGTGTTTGCACCTGGGAAGCCTCCAGTAGATTATCAAGGAGCTAGAGATGTCAAACCCATTGCAGAATTTGCACTTAAACAG GTAAAGGCACTTCTTAAGGAACGATTAGATGGAAAAACAACCGGAGGGTCAAATGGAAAATCTGAACCTAGTGCTTCAGTAGAACTGAATTCCAGCAATTTTGATGAACTGGTGCTTAAAAGTAAAGAACTTTGGATTGTGGAGTTCTTTGCACCATG gTGTGGACACTGTAAAAAATTGGCTCCTGAGTGGAAGAAGGCTGCTGGTAACTTAAAGGGGAAGGTGAAGCTGGGTCATGTTGACTGTGATGCGGAAAAG TCTCTAATGAGCAGGTTCAATGTTCAAGGATTTCCAACGATCTTAGTATTTGGTGCTGACAAAGATAGCCCAATCCCCTATGAGGGTGCAAGAAGTGCCTCAGCAATTGAATCATTTGCTTTAGAGCAGCTGGAAACAAATATTGCACCTCCTGAAGTGACTGAGCTGACAGGCCCG GATACCATGGAAGAGAAATGTGGGTCAGTGGCCATCTGTTTTGTATCTTTCCTCCCTGACATTCTGGATTCCAAGGCAGAAGGGAGGAACAAGTACATCCAGCAGTTATTATCAGTTGCAGAGAAGTTCAAAAGGAATTCATACAG CTATGTCTGGGCAGCAGCTGGTAAGCAGCCAGATCTTGAGAAGCGTGTAGGTGTTGGTGGGTATGGGTATCCTGCTTTGGTAGCATTGAATGTGAAGAAAGGTGCATTTGCGCCGCTTAAGAGCGCATTTGAGCTTGACCATATTAT AGAATTTGTGAGGGAAGCTGGGCTTGGAGGAAAGGGCAATTTGCCTCTGGATGGCACTCCCGAGATTGTGAAGACAGAACCATGGGATGGTAAAGATGGGGAGATCATTGAAGAGGATGAATTCTCCCTTGAAGAACTCATGGGGGAAGATGCTGCAAGCAAGGATGAGTTATGA